The genomic region AGCTGTCATGTTTTCGAGTTTGATCACGCATCTGAATACACTATTTGTCCTATTCACGAATTCTGGCTCCGAAACTACAGAAACAGCTGCACTGTTCCTTGTTAAGTGACTGATTATGTGCTTTACTGTTAATTCTATTGTAGTAAACATGTGCTAGTATCCTTGATCCTCCACATGGTTTTCACTTTCGGTGAGATTTCAatgaaattcactgaatttcatTAATTTCAGCAGTTTCAGTAGTACACATAAATTCAAATGTTTTTCAAAATATTCAAAATCTTAATTGAATTCAAGTGAATATTTCGGCCCTTTGACTGAAATGAAAACTGAAATTCGCTGAATTTCGATGATTTCAGTTGGtgctgaaatttttctgaaactgaaattgaaaaccatGATCCTCCGTATCCCTTCTCAAACTTGAATTTATGTTGTTACATCATAAATTGAGGATCCAGTATGCAGCCTATATATACAGAGGTGCCATTTTGCATTGTCCACTAGCTGCATCGTTGTTTTAGTTATCTATTTATTGTTGCAGAGTATGCATTTTATCACCGTCAGTCCATCAAAAAAAAAAGATCGTTGGCTCCGTCATGCATCACTGTAATGGGGTTATGATGCCATGAATATTGATTATCTCAAAATCCCAAACTGCGCTCCTGTATATTGGCTAGTACAGACCTCTCCACTAACTTCTAACTAACTGgatatctacaactaaaatattACAGTACATTCAAATTTAATTGCTCTGAAGAGAGGAATGTAGAAACTTTAACTCTGGCTAGTCAAGTTTGCATATCACATTGAATGTAAGTTGAGCTATGGATACCGTGGGTGGCTTCTGTTTTTCTGTTGCCTGAACATTTCTGGGCATGTAAATCACTGAAGAGCTGGTAATGGTGTCGCATAATGTGTACCATAACCTCCAAACGAATTCTACTGTAATGAGAAAGGTGTAAATTGTCAAAACATGGTGCAGTCCTTGGTATTAAACTTATTGGTTGCTTCGAGTTCTGAATATCATTAGTGATGGTTCCAAGAGCGAGTCGTTGCGCCAGGTGCATTTTCAAGAGTTACTAGTTTGGCATACATTTTTAAGTTTAGTGCTATTGGCACCACAAGAATTACTAGTTTGCAGGATTTCAGTGCAAACAAAAGAGCTAAGTAGAAAAAGAATAGTTTCTGCATGAAATCCACTGGCATTAAGCATCAACTTACCTGGAATTAGCTAATTTCTGCTGGAATATTGACTGGACACAATGGAATTATTTGTTATTTCTGATGATGGACGTAAACCTGGAATTTCTCTCTTGTTTGAATCTAAATAGTAACACGAGTTGGTACGGAGTCTATGTCGGAAACAGTGCCATTCAATATCGTGATAATGTGGGCTTCCTAACCCTACGACTCTTCGGGAGTATTGTTCATGTCGAATTTCCAAACTAAATGCCTTTCTACATTTCAGGCAATGGACCACACGGATTTGTTGTGCCGCAAGAGCGAGTATATGCCATCAGGCTCAGTTATCACAGAAGGGATAATCGCCAGCCCTGGAGTCACTGGATTTATTTTCCAAACTAAATAGCAATTGTATGTGCTATTCATTCTGATGCTGTTAACAAGGATGGAATAAGAAAACTGGGGAATGTATGTATTCACTTGCAGTGTACCCAATTTTAATTTTGCGCTTCTGGTTCGTTGCATCAAGATAAGGAAAGTTCAGAAACGATTCCGAATTCAGATAAACTAGACTGAATTTCAGATAGTATTGGGGTATTACTAAATTGGCCCTGGAATCTTGGCCAGTGCAGTAGCTAATATGATTCAGAGTTTCAGATGATCGTTATAATTAGTACTACAACAAGGTATCATGCCAAGATCTTTCTGACAATGTTTCATCTGAGTAAAGCAGCGAAGAGATAATGACAAGGCAAACACGAGATTAGCTGATCAGTACGTTGATTTCTAGGTTAATTAGCATTCCATCTAATGGGGTAAGATCACATGTCGAAGGAGATGGTACTGTTGGGCGGGTTGTAGAAGGTGACGACTCTGCCGTTGAGCGGCTGCACCGGCCGGGCGTTCTGCTTGGCGGCGGCCGGCAGCGGCGCGGTGACGAGGTCGATCTGCTCCTTGGTCATCTGCCTCACCTTGCCCAGCACGTTCCAGTAGACGTTCTCGGCGCACGGCGGCGCCGTGAGGGAGCCCATGTACCGGAAGTAGCTCCCCGTCCGCTTCTCCAGCGAGCGCAGGTGCACCAGGCCGGCCGCCACGCGCGCGTCCTGCTCGCCGTAGCTGCACCGGTCGGCCGCCAGCTCCGCCAGCTTCCGCTTGAGCTGGAAGTAGAAGGAGTCCGGGGCGCCGACCTTGTAGAGGATGGCGATGAtggcgagctcgccggagccggcgtCGCTCTCGTGGACGAGCTGGACCTCGACCGGGTGCCTCTTGCCGTTGATGGTGTGCTCCGAGGGCGTCTTCCACCGGAGCTTCTTGAGGCTGAAGGCCTTGCCGCCGATGGTCACGCCGCCAGGCTTACCGTTGAACGTCATCTGCATCGCCATTTACCAAATCGGCCGGTCAGTAGTGTACATGGACGCGCGCGCGTCGCCGGCTTGGAGGCGTCAATGGAAGGGACTTGCCGAGATTTCTTTGCCGTTGTTGATGAGggtggcgtcggtggcgacgtAGGTGCGGGTGAGGGGGTCGAGGTCGGGCTTGGGGACGGCGCTCTTGGTGACGATGTCGATGGGGGACTGCTTCCTCGCCGCAGCGCCGCCGTTGCAGGCGCTGTACTTGGGGCTCAGCTTGGCCCAGTTCTCCGGGCCCAGCTTGGCCCCCGACACGTAACTGTAGTCCGGATCGTCGGCTGCAACGGACGACGCCGCCGCGACGGCGACGACCATGACGAGGACGGCCCGGCGGGACGCCATTGCCGGCACCATGGATCGACCCTTTTTCTTGCCTTCTCCTGATTGATCAAGTCAAAGGGATCGATCGCGCGAGACCGGCCGCTTTGCCGCGTGACTATTTACAGGCACGAAACGCGGTGGCTGGCTGGGACGGGTGGACGGGAGAGGAGGTAGAAGGGGGAGGAGCTTAATTTGCTTGGCGCCAAGAATAGCGCTCTGTCTGCTGCcgtgctgaggcttgacgtccgtcTCGGTTGTGGCACTGTGCTGGCAGCTACCTGGACTGGAGAGAGTTTTTTTTGTTTCTGGCTGTAAAAAAAAGGAGAGACAAAATGGGGTGTTGCGAGAATCGAACTCGCGACCTCTCGCACCCGAAGCGAGAATCATACCACTAGACCAAACACCCAATTCATATCTAACGGGCGACATAAATCAATTTTATCCGAATATGTTGCAATCATCATCATCGACGGGATCTAAAAATTCTCTTCGCTCCAGAGAAGTCCTACAAGCGCGAGGTGATCGAAATCACCTTGACGCCTGATGTTTAGGCCTGTTTCTGTGTAATAGATCATGATCATGCAGTGCACTATTGTATAACCACATGGTCTGGCGGCAGCAGGCGCATAACAGCCAGCAAGCACCCAAGAACGGAACGGGGGGCTGCATGTGCTCCCTGCCGCTTAGTGGGGTGGCGGCAGGACTGTTTGTATGCTAGTTTCATCCATGTTTTGTTTCGTATGCGTTTCGTTTCGTCTGACGAATAATACCACATATTCGTATGTCCTTGCTATTGATTCCTAGGCATGCAGTGCACTATTTTGCAAATAATAATCGTTTATTTATGAATAATAATACGAGTCTCCGTCGCGGGCCTCATCATCGGCCTTCTCGCACCGGCCTCAACGCCCCGCGGAACATCACCGCCGCAGGCCTCACCGTCGGCCTCCTCGTGTCGGGCGATTCGCCCGGCGGACCTTCACTGCCGCGGGTTTCATCGTCAGCCTCATCGCGACGGCCTCCTCGCCCGGCAGCACTGGCGGAGCTACTCATGGACAAAACCGTGCCGTGGCTCGCCCAGCAAAATTGCCAAACTTTTTTTTAATACATATGCTCAAAGCCCAGCCCACAGCCACATAGCGCACAGCCCATAATCAATAGCGTCATGGCCCAAAGCCCCAAACGCTCAGTCCAATAAAGCTGCACACCGCACCCACCGCTCACATCCATCCCCATCCCCTGTTCGTGGACTCCACTAGGACGACTAGGGCACGGCGCCGGCCGACGGCAGAGGTCCGGCTAGTCGGAGCTAGCCCCTACCCTTCCCAGTAGCAATCCATCCCGCATCCCAGCATCCTCCATCTGATGTGGTCGCAGTAGCTGCAGCGGCGACCCGGCCAGTGGCGatccggcagcagcagcaagaagcAGAGTAACAAGCAGCGGCTGCTATTGAGCTGCCGGTCCTTGTGACGAATGACCACTCCGGCGTCATTGCCGTGCTGCAGGTGACCCAGACATAGGTGAATTTCTCTCTTGATTTGTAGAGTAGTACAGTAGTATGTAACAGCACAGGTGACCCAGGATCGGAAAGCTGATTTGTACCATGAATCCATGATGACCATGACCGATGGTAAGCTACTGTGGCTTCTTTTGTTTAGtactagtatatatgtacataaATATGTGTGTGCATCTTCTAATCAATGAGAACAAGTATGCAGCTCCATATTGTCTATGCCTACTGAAATAGTATATGgttcaaattttcatatttttttgcgcTCTTCATTAGTTTGGCCCGCCCAGTTTGTTcgttgtagctccgccactgcccgGCGGACCTGCTCCACTGCGGGCCTCATCGTCGGCCTCTTCGCACCGGCCTCGTCGCCTGGCGGACCTTCGCCGTTGCAGGTCTCATCGCCAGCCTCCTCGCGCTGGTCTCATCGCCCAGCGGACCTGCTCCGCGACGGGCCTCGTCGTCGGCCTCTTCGCACTGGCCTCATCGCCTGGCAGACCTTCGCTGCCGCAAGCCTCATCGTCGGTCTCATCGCCTAGCGGACCTTCGCCACCGGAGGCCGACGATGAGCCCCGCGACGGAGCAGGTCCTCTGGGCGATGAGGCGGGCGCGAGGAGGCCGTCAATGAGGCCCGCGGCGGTGAAGGTCTGCCGGGCGATGATGTCGGTGTGAGGAGGCCCACAATGAGACCTACGNNNNNNNNNNNNNNNNNNNNNNNNNNNNNNNNNNNNNNNNNNNNNNNNNNNNNNNNNNNNNNNNNNNNNNNNNNNNNNNNNNNNNNNNNNNNNNNNNNNNNNNNNNNNNNNNNNNNNNNNNNNNNNNNNNNNNNNNNNNNNNNNNNNNNNNNNNNNNNNNNNNNNNNNNNNNNNNNNNNNNNNNNNNNNNNNNNNNNNNNNNNNNNNNNNNNNNNNNNNNNNNNNNNNNNNNNNNNNNNNNNNNNNNNNNNNNNNNNNNNNNNNNNNNNNNNNNNNNNNNNNNNNNNNNNNNNNNNNNNNNNNNNNNNNNNNNNNNNNNNNNNNNNNNNNNNNNNNNNNNNNNNNNNNNNNNNNNNNNNNNNNNNCGATGAGGCATGTGATGGAGCAAGTTTGCCGGACGATGAAGCCCGCGACGGTGAAGGTCCGCCTGTCGATGATGTTGGCGCGAGGAGGTCGACGATAAGGCCTGCGGCGGCGAAGGTCTGCCAGGCAATGAGGCCAGTGCGAAGAGGCCGACGATGAGGCCCGCGGCGGAGCAGTTCCGCCGGGCGAGGAAGCCGACGATGAGACTACGGTGGTGAAAGTCCGTCGGGTGAATCCCGGCATGAGGAGGCCGACAATGAGGCTTGCGACGGTGATGTTCCGCCGGGCGTTAAGGCCGGTGTAAGGAGGCCGATGATGAGACCCGCGACGGAGGCTTGTATTATTATTTGTAAATAAACGATTATTATTTGCAAAAACAGTGCACTATATGTATAGGAATCAACAGTAGGGACATACGAATCTATGGCATTATTCGTCAAACGAAATAAAACATAGACAAAACAAAACACAGACAAAACGCCATTATTCGTCAGACCAAACAAAATACAGACGAAACGAAACGTAGGCAAACAGTCATGCCACCACGCCACTAGACGGCAGGGATCACATGCAGCCCCACGTTCCGTTTTGGGTCTTGGCTGGCTGTTATGCGCCTGTTGCCGCCTGGCCTTGTGGGCCGTGCCTGCCGCCACAGCTGGGATGGTTTCTTCTGTCAATTTCGTTTGAAGATGGTCTTTTTTATCAATTTCATTGGCAGGTGGTTTTTTTGGACAAAAAATCTATACATCCATCCAAGTGAATCATCGAGGAATCAGAAGAACCCAAAGCTCAGGGTTGCAAACTATCGGTGCACGAATTCGGTTGTACATGTCTACTCATTCATGCAACTGCAAAAGTTGATACTCAAATAGCTGAAGAAACCAGAGAAATGCAAAAGGCTAAGACTTCTTGGCACTTAACTAGACCCTTGAATAATCTAAATGATACAGAACGCAGGTTAACACGTAACCGACCTGCCGGAGCAGTTTCAACGAGAACATCATCAAAGGTAAAACGGAGGACCCAAACATCGGCTGCCATTTCCTATATTGTTCAGTCAAACAGCCGAAATGCTCTAACTTCTGCGACGGCGACGACTCCTTGAAGCATGACTCTGAAGCCTCCCAATCATGCAAGGGGTGTACGGAAATGAATCGTATATGCCATTCGCATGTCCATGATAGTAATCTTTTGGGCGCATGTCTCCAAGATACTGAACCTTCGAGCTTTCCAAATGATAAGCCATTCCTGTAAATGATAACCCCAAGAAAACAACCTCCTTGTAAGGGTGAAAGCCAAGGAAGTAGACGTTCCCTCCATAGAAGCATCCATAATCAGCTTTAACATTCAGAACATTATCATCGTCGGAGTCCCATTCTAGATTCTCTGGTATTAGCATCCCACcgttttctccttctccttcttcttcatctgcttctcCCCATCTCCATTCTCGTCGTCCTCCATCCAAGGTCCATGTTTTTTCAAATCCCTCGAGCTCATCTGTGTCGATCCGGAAATCTGCCGTTGCACATGGCTCGAGATCAACATGATACTTCAACACCCAATCTATGTGTCTGCTTGATTCAACAAGGGTATAAACTTGGAGTATATGTTTATCATATATTATAGCTGCAAGGTACACCCCTTTTTCTGATTTGCCAAGATATTGATCCTGTTTTCTTTCTGCAATATCTATTGGCATCTTAATTACTTGGTACTTGCTGTCCGACAAAGATAATCTGCAAAATTATCAATTCATAGCTATAGTGGTGAAGTTGTCGTATAAATATTCAAATATTATAAGAGAAAACGCTACTAAGACAAAAGAAGTAGGGAcgcagcttcggtgccttaaaggcacctgcctttgggtcattgacatatgggccagccacctgttgggctcATATGTCATAGAtacaaaggtaggtgccttaaaGCACCGAAGCATCGTTCGAGAAGTAGAAGTGCGACTCTGCAAAGATGCGGTAATACCTGACGACAAACGCACCGCGACAATGCACATAGAGTGATCCTCGCCAGTACGCACTATATCGCCGCCTTGGACCTCCCCCGCACATAGATTTTGGCTCTAGTGGATCTACCCGAACATCGGTCACCGTGCCCGCAGCCTCGCCTTGGCGGATAAAGGACCTCTTGAGCCATTTCCTTGTACTAGATGAGAACACATCAAACACCCACGAGGATGGTGGCCATTCCATGGAATCTTGTGCAGGGTCCACTTTGTCAGGCACACACGGGATCAAAAGCACCTCATAGTGGGGTGAGACGGCGGGGTCGAACGCAAGGTAtgcgaggtggtggcggtggtcggTCTTGTAGTGGAGACGTCCCCATTGTCGCGTGGCGGGGTTGACCACGTA from Triticum aestivum cultivar Chinese Spring chromosome 4A, IWGSC CS RefSeq v2.1, whole genome shotgun sequence harbors:
- the LOC123082098 gene encoding F-box protein At5g07610, which produces MDQTEALPDDTLASILGRLPPCDLAASRCVRKTWRAVVDAHRLLLPHSLHGIFINYIDCESPRCFSRPSTQKPAIDCNLDFLPGYAEDFDSIVDHCNGLLLYESDMNLCSYVVNPATRQWGRLHYKTDHRHHLAYLAFDPAVSPHYEVLLIPCVPDKVDPAQDSMEWPPSSWVFDVFSSSTRKWLKRSFIRQGEAAGTVTDVRVDPLEPKSMCGGGPRRRYSAYWRGSLYVHCRGAFVVRLSLSDSKYQVIKMPIDIAERKQDQYLGKSEKGVYLAAIIYDKHILQVYTLVESSRHIDWVLKYHVDLEPCATADFRIDTDELEGFEKTWTLDGGRREWRWGEADEEEGEGENGGMLIPENLEWDSDDDNVLNVKADYGCFYGGNVYFLGFHPYKEVVFLGLSFTGMAYHLESSKVQYLGDMRPKDYYHGHANGIYDSFPYTPCMIGRLQSHASRSRRRRRS
- the LOC123086486 gene encoding alpha carbonic anhydrase 1, chloroplastic-like, with protein sequence MVPAMASRRAVLVMVVAVAAASSVAADDPDYSYVSGAKLGPENWAKLSPKYSACNGGAAARKQSPIDIVTKSAVPKPDLDPLTRTYVATDATLINNGKEISMTFNGKPGGVTIGGKAFSLKKLRWKTPSEHTINGKRHPVEVQLVHESDAGSGELAIIAILYKVGAPDSFYFQLKRKLAELAADRCSYGEQDARVAAGLVHLRSLEKRTGSYFRYMGSLTAPPCAENVYWNVLGKVRQMTKEQIDLVTAPLPAAAKQNARPVQPLNGRVVTFYNPPNSTISFDM